One part of the Microvirga sp. TS319 genome encodes these proteins:
- a CDS encoding peroxiredoxin: protein MTLQIGATAPDFEAETTQGPIRFHDWIGDAWCVLFSHPKDFTPVCTTELGYMARIKPEFDRRNVKIIGLSVDPIGHHARWAEDIHETQGYAPNYPMIGDADLTVSKLYGMLPASANGTSEGRTPADNQTVRNVFVIGPDKKIKLVLVYPMTTGRNFDEVLRVIDSLQLTAQHRVATPANWQPGQDVIIAGSVSDDEARKIYPQGWQAPKPYIRIVPQPQS, encoded by the coding sequence ATGACACTTCAGATTGGCGCTACCGCACCGGATTTCGAGGCTGAGACCACACAAGGACCTATCCGTTTCCACGACTGGATCGGTGATGCATGGTGCGTTCTGTTTTCCCACCCAAAGGATTTCACTCCTGTCTGCACCACTGAGCTCGGCTACATGGCCCGCATCAAGCCAGAGTTTGACCGGCGCAATGTGAAGATCATCGGGCTCAGCGTCGATCCCATCGGCCATCACGCCCGTTGGGCGGAGGACATTCACGAGACACAGGGATACGCGCCGAACTACCCGATGATCGGTGACGCCGACCTGACGGTGTCGAAGCTCTATGGAATGCTCCCAGCCAGTGCGAACGGAACCTCGGAGGGGCGTACACCCGCCGACAACCAGACCGTTCGCAACGTGTTCGTCATCGGCCCTGACAAGAAAATCAAACTGGTGCTGGTCTACCCGATGACCACAGGACGCAACTTCGACGAGGTCCTCCGTGTCATCGACTCCCTCCAGCTGACGGCACAGCATCGGGTCGCGACCCCGGCGAATTGGCAGCCCGGACAGGACGTGATCATTGCGGGCTCCGTGTCGGATGACGAAGCCCGGAAAATCTATCCGCAGGGATGGCAGGCTCCGAAACCTTACATCCGCATCGTGCCGCAGCCGCAATCCTGA
- a CDS encoding HAD family hydrolase, producing MANQHSGGAGARDHSFRAVLWDIDGTLLLSESMHFRALRHTLATEGVEVPDEFHHEIVGRAAKVVYEKCRQTFGLSMSFDQWRRLKYSYYTAHALEIAVRPGALEAWEVFKGLGLRQALVSNSDRIVVNANIRVLGLEEPGFISVSINDVVRGKPDPEPYERAATLLGLKPHECIAIEDSPTGAQAALTAGACTIAWPEDRTLKFPSGIQPVMELKPAIDELLGIAPS from the coding sequence ATGGCGAACCAACATTCAGGCGGGGCTGGGGCGAGAGATCATTCGTTCCGTGCCGTGCTGTGGGATATCGACGGCACCCTGTTGCTGAGCGAGTCCATGCACTTTCGTGCCCTGCGACATACTCTGGCGACAGAAGGCGTGGAGGTGCCCGATGAGTTTCATCATGAGATCGTCGGCCGAGCGGCAAAGGTCGTCTATGAGAAGTGCCGCCAGACCTTCGGCCTCTCCATGAGCTTCGATCAATGGCGCCGCCTCAAATACAGCTACTACACCGCCCACGCCCTGGAAATCGCGGTGAGGCCGGGCGCGCTTGAGGCTTGGGAGGTATTCAAGGGGCTGGGACTCCGGCAGGCTCTCGTGTCGAACTCAGACCGGATCGTGGTGAACGCCAACATTCGGGTGCTCGGGCTGGAAGAGCCTGGCTTTATTTCCGTCTCGATCAACGACGTGGTGCGCGGCAAACCTGATCCTGAGCCTTATGAGCGGGCGGCAACTCTGCTGGGGCTTAAACCACATGAATGTATAGCGATCGAAGACAGCCCCACCGGAGCGCAGGCGGCCCTCACGGCCGGTGCCTGCACCATCGCATGGCCCGAGGATCGAACGCTGAAATTTCCTTCAGGAATCCAGC
- a CDS encoding pirin family protein has product MLDLVIAARRKDLGGFEVGRVLPFMRRRMVGPFIFFDHMGPVDLPPNVPRTTDVRPHPHIGLSTVTYLFDGEIVHRDSTGVQQAIRPGAVNWMTAGSGISHSERFDGPIRHSGGRVHGIQAWVALPESQEEMEPSFVHHGADELPVFGEAGVSARLIAGRAFGLSNPVRTQSPLFYIHAYLHPGARIGLPGEYPERAAYIVSGRVDADGQEYTAGQMLVFTGSSDPVLTALDTSTVMLLGGEPLGPRHIWWNFVSSRQDRIEQAKADWQNGRIHLPLNDDQEFIPLPEDPKPAPEPMS; this is encoded by the coding sequence ATGCTGGATCTGGTGATCGCCGCCCGACGAAAGGATCTCGGCGGCTTTGAGGTCGGTCGCGTGCTACCCTTCATGAGGCGGCGCATGGTCGGGCCGTTCATTTTCTTCGATCATATGGGGCCCGTGGACCTGCCACCGAACGTGCCTCGGACAACCGACGTACGCCCTCATCCCCATATTGGGCTTTCGACCGTCACCTACCTGTTCGACGGCGAGATCGTGCACCGGGACAGCACCGGAGTGCAACAGGCCATTCGGCCCGGCGCCGTGAACTGGATGACGGCCGGCAGCGGCATCAGCCACTCCGAGCGGTTCGACGGCCCCATCCGGCACAGCGGCGGGCGAGTGCATGGCATCCAGGCCTGGGTGGCCCTTCCGGAGTCGCAGGAGGAGATGGAGCCGAGCTTCGTCCATCATGGCGCTGACGAGCTGCCGGTATTTGGGGAAGCAGGTGTGTCGGCGCGGCTGATCGCAGGACGAGCCTTTGGGTTGTCCAACCCGGTCAGGACCCAATCACCCCTCTTCTATATCCACGCTTACTTGCACCCGGGTGCCCGGATTGGCCTACCCGGCGAATATCCTGAGCGAGCCGCTTACATCGTGTCGGGGCGGGTGGACGCGGATGGGCAGGAATATACCGCAGGACAAATGTTGGTCTTCACCGGCAGTTCGGATCCGGTCCTGACGGCGCTTGACACCTCAACAGTCATGCTGCTGGGCGGCGAACCCTTGGGACCGCGGCACATCTGGTGGAATTTCGTGTCATCACGCCAAGACAGGATCGAGCAGGCCAAGGCAGATTGGCAGAACGGTCGCATTCACCTGCCCCTGAATGATGATCAGGAGTTCATCCCGTTGCCGGAAGATCCGAAGCCGGCGCCCGAACCGATGTCGTGA